A stretch of the Leptotrichia sp. oral taxon 223 genome encodes the following:
- the polA gene encoding DNA polymerase I: MKRAVILDTSAIMYRSHFALMGMRNSSGMSTGATFGFINTLESVIREFRPDYLVACLDVKRDELERTGELETYKAHRESMPEELVMQIDTIMKVLDGYRIPKYKKAGQEADDVIATFATKFSNDEDEQIEVFVITGDKDLAQLVDGKINIALLGKGDKNSAFKHIKTDEDVVEYLGVTPDKIPDLFGLMGDKSDGIPGVTGIGPKNGVKLITTYGNLEGIYENIDEIKGKQKEKLLTDKENAFISRELATVKRELDIEYDKNKLKFEEKDFDSLLKLYEELDFKRFSKAVEEEKERFLQSGNQKELTEKEKLVLEKNKKIAEEKLEKERFEREKVEKQELEYDKKNPIFDGISHFYEHVEYEHNSEIDKKIDEIQVLKEKLAIEYETQKKKAEEIALENQKTEKTKKIKDEKVYFEKNYGKVISWNNAYSVIEKMDKKVAIFENMLGLSICDEKMNIVLLDSELQYILQNGNQKNAESGVQINLFSLSDNANEQKDNKKNIENIYKLLSKKEIIAYNVKEYMKNGESEYFGYSVGGKTYGINEDRFGIKCTEYFDILLARYVLGTESLQEIEEIILDEFGVEIATFEEQFKKERRKKDFSDVSDDVICEFLSKRTFFIYKLETIFRNRLQNEQFLNIFDKLESRLIPVLAQMEETGIKIDKRYFSEFQNELEEKINMLQSDIYKLADGEFNIDSPQQLGEVLFEKLQIPSGKKTKTGYSTNVEVLEMIANNGELTEDKRMIGKKLLEYRAYKKLLSTYIEPIPKLVDKEDRIHTTFNQNGTSTGRLSSANPNLQNIPVRTDDGIRIRTGFVSKEGHSLISFDYSQIELRVLAELSKDRHLVQAYQDNQDLHNLTARKIFFKTEEDEISRHERSIAKVINFSILYGKTPFGLSKELGITVQEASQYITTYFEEYPRVRKFLDIVTETAKLHGFVETFYGTRRYISGINATNKNVQAQAVRMAVNTVVQGTAANIIKKVMIELHEEFKNDENIKMLLQVHDELIFEVRDEFAKEYMKKIEKIMENTVKFKKVPLKANGSVAKNWGLLK; the protein is encoded by the coding sequence TTGAAAAGAGCAGTTATATTGGATACGAGTGCGATTATGTATAGAAGCCATTTTGCACTGATGGGAATGAGAAATAGCAGCGGGATGTCTACTGGGGCGACATTTGGATTTATTAATACGCTGGAAAGCGTGATTAGAGAGTTTAGGCCTGATTATCTGGTGGCTTGCCTGGATGTGAAAAGGGACGAGTTGGAGAGAACTGGGGAGCTGGAAACGTATAAGGCACATAGGGAAAGTATGCCTGAAGAACTGGTTATGCAGATTGATACTATTATGAAGGTGTTGGATGGATATAGAATTCCGAAATATAAGAAGGCTGGGCAGGAAGCGGATGATGTGATTGCTACATTTGCTACCAAGTTTTCTAATGATGAAGATGAGCAGATTGAGGTTTTTGTAATAACTGGGGATAAGGATTTGGCACAGCTTGTAGATGGGAAAATTAACATTGCCTTGCTTGGAAAAGGGGATAAAAATTCTGCATTTAAACATATAAAGACTGATGAAGATGTAGTTGAATATTTGGGAGTTACACCTGATAAGATACCTGATTTGTTTGGGCTTATGGGGGATAAGTCGGATGGGATTCCAGGAGTTACTGGGATTGGGCCTAAAAATGGGGTAAAACTTATTACAACTTATGGAAATCTGGAAGGAATTTATGAAAATATTGACGAAATAAAAGGGAAACAGAAGGAAAAATTACTGACTGACAAGGAAAATGCCTTTATAAGTCGGGAACTTGCAACTGTGAAGCGAGAACTTGATATTGAATATGATAAAAATAAATTGAAATTTGAGGAAAAAGATTTTGACAGTCTTTTAAAACTTTATGAGGAGCTTGATTTTAAAAGATTTTCTAAAGCTGTTGAAGAAGAAAAGGAAAGATTCTTACAAAGTGGAAATCAAAAGGAGCTTACAGAAAAAGAGAAGTTAGTTTTAGAAAAAAATAAAAAAATCGCTGAAGAAAAATTGGAAAAAGAGAGATTTGAAAGAGAAAAAGTTGAAAAGCAGGAATTGGAATATGATAAGAAAAATCCGATTTTTGATGGAATTTCACATTTTTATGAGCATGTGGAGTACGAACATAATTCAGAAATAGACAAAAAAATTGATGAAATTCAAGTTTTAAAAGAAAAATTGGCAATAGAATATGAGACCCAGAAGAAAAAGGCAGAAGAGATTGCGTTAGAAAATCAGAAAACTGAAAAAACTAAGAAAATTAAAGATGAAAAAGTGTATTTTGAGAAAAATTATGGAAAAGTTATTAGTTGGAATAATGCTTATTCTGTGATTGAGAAAATGGATAAAAAAGTGGCTATTTTTGAAAATATGCTTGGACTTTCCATTTGTGATGAAAAAATGAATATTGTGCTTTTGGACAGCGAGCTTCAGTATATTTTGCAAAATGGGAATCAAAAAAATGCAGAGTCTGGAGTACAGATTAATTTGTTTAGTTTAAGTGATAATGCTAATGAGCAAAAAGATAATAAAAAAAATATTGAGAATATTTATAAATTATTGAGCAAGAAAGAAATTATTGCCTATAATGTGAAAGAGTATATGAAAAATGGGGAAAGTGAGTATTTTGGATATTCTGTTGGCGGTAAAACTTATGGGATAAATGAGGATAGGTTCGGAATAAAATGTACTGAATATTTTGATATTTTGCTTGCAAGATATGTACTTGGGACAGAAAGTTTGCAGGAAATTGAAGAAATAATACTTGATGAGTTTGGTGTTGAGATTGCAACTTTTGAGGAACAGTTTAAGAAGGAACGAAGAAAGAAGGATTTTAGCGATGTTTCCGATGATGTGATTTGTGAGTTTTTATCAAAGAGGACGTTTTTTATTTATAAATTGGAAACAATTTTTAGAAATAGATTACAAAATGAGCAGTTTTTAAATATATTTGATAAGCTGGAAAGTCGATTAATACCAGTATTGGCACAAATGGAAGAAACTGGAATAAAAATTGATAAAAGATATTTCAGTGAATTTCAGAATGAGCTGGAAGAAAAGATAAATATGCTTCAAAGTGATATTTATAAACTTGCTGATGGAGAATTTAATATTGATTCGCCACAACAATTAGGGGAAGTTTTGTTTGAAAAATTGCAGATTCCATCAGGTAAAAAGACAAAAACTGGATATTCAACAAATGTGGAAGTTCTGGAAATGATTGCAAACAATGGAGAATTGACAGAAGACAAACGGATGATTGGGAAAAAGTTGCTAGAATACAGGGCTTATAAGAAATTATTGTCAACATACATTGAGCCAATTCCAAAACTGGTGGATAAAGAGGACAGGATTCATACGACTTTTAACCAAAATGGGACATCTACTGGACGGCTTTCGTCAGCAAATCCAAATTTACAGAATATTCCTGTGAGAACAGATGATGGAATAAGGATACGTACAGGTTTTGTATCAAAAGAAGGACATAGTTTGATTTCATTTGACTATTCACAAATTGAATTGAGAGTTTTGGCTGAATTGTCAAAAGATAGGCATTTAGTACAGGCGTATCAGGATAATCAGGATTTACATAACTTGACGGCAAGAAAGATATTTTTCAAAACCGAAGAAGATGAGATTTCACGGCATGAGAGAAGTATTGCAAAAGTAATTAATTTTAGTATTCTGTATGGAAAAACTCCGTTTGGACTATCGAAGGAACTAGGGATTACAGTTCAAGAGGCTTCTCAATATATCACAACATATTTTGAGGAATATCCGAGAGTCAGAAAATTTTTGGATATTGTGACAGAAACGGCTAAACTTCACGGTTTTGTGGAAACTTTTTACGGTACGAGAAGATACATTAGCGGAATTAATGCTACAAATAAGAATGTACAGGCACAGGCTGTGAGAATGGCGGTAAATACTGTCGTTCAGGGAACAGCAGCAAATATTATAAAAAAAGTTATGATTGAACTTCATGAGGAATTTAAAAATGATGAAAATATCAAAATGCTTCTTCAAGTTCACGATGAACTGATTTTTGAAGTTCGTGATGAATTTGCTAAGGAATATATGAAAAAAATTGAAAAAATTATGGAAAATACGGTTAAATTTAAGAAAGTTCCGTTAAAAGCTAATGGAAGTGTGGCTAAAAATTGGGGATTATTAAAGTAA